The following coding sequences lie in one Arabidopsis thaliana chromosome 3, partial sequence genomic window:
- a CDS encoding DEA(D/H)-box RNA helicase family protein (DEA(D/H)-box RNA helicase family protein; FUNCTIONS IN: helicase activity, ATP binding, nucleic acid binding, ATP-dependent helicase activity; INVOLVED IN: biological_process unknown; LOCATED IN: chloroplast; EXPRESSED IN: 23 plant structures; EXPRESSED DURING: 13 growth stages; CONTAINS InterPro DOMAIN/s: RNA helicase, DEAD-box type, Q motif (InterPro:IPR014014), DNA/RNA helicase, DEAD/DEAH box type, N-terminal (InterPro:IPR011545), DEAD-like helicase, N-terminal (InterPro:IPR014001), DNA/RNA helicase, C-terminal (InterPro:IPR001650), Helicase, superfamily 1/2, ATP-binding domain (InterPro:IPR014021); BEST Arabidopsis thaliana protein match is: RH39 (TAIR:AT4G09730.1); Has 36871 Blast hits to 36254 proteins in 2997 species: Archae - 517; Bacteria - 17572; Metazoa - 5953; Fungi - 4324; Plants - 2343; Viruses - 14; Other Eukaryotes - 6148 (source: NCBI BLink).) — protein MLARAPPPYFNFPARNNTICNRNEIVRLFRNGGGVVARGAGFTRRPLETSSSYDDSTDDGFVIISAADKENEFAPPPSSDLLSSIPSESARRNGSRSRGLTASFGRLKAQKVKALVGKVTQKKQHMSHNEEEDEDDASDENYSADEGFGSSSILDLMRKKLAMKAIPRSGKSAERNEVKRASKVRESRESRRDLDRLEGDDEDVDEVSNPDRFTDNQRAGSRSSYSKGGYAANSRGKGDRLSVARDLDSFEGHGRAIDEVSNPRKFNDNERAESRSSYSRDSSANSRGREDRRFVAKELDTFQGRDKAYDEVYNPRRFTDNERGLRGGSHSKGSDTNSRGWGDRRSVVYTRDMDDWRERNKTKDTRETGFFSRKTFAEIGCSEDMMKALKEQNFDRPAHIQAMAFSPVIDGKSCIIADQSGSGKTLAYLVPVIQRLREEELQGHSKSSPGCPRVIVLVPTAELASQVLANCRSISKSGVPFRSMVVTGGFRQRTQLENLEQGVDVLIATPGRFTYLMNEGILGLSNLRCAILDEVDILFGDDEFEAALQNLINSSPVTAQYLFVTATLPLEIYNKLVEVFPDCEVVMGPRVHRVSNALEEFLVDCSGDDNAEKTPETAFQNKKTALLQIMEENPVSKTIIFCNKIETCRKVENIFKRVDRKERQLHVLPFHAALSQESRLTNMQEFTSSQPEENSLFLVCTDRASRGIDFSGVDHVVLFDFPRDPSEYVRRVGRTARGARGKGKAFIFVVGKQVGLARRIIERNEKGHPVHDVPNAYEFTT, from the exons ATGTTGGCGAGAGCTCCACCGCCTTATTTTAATTTCCCGGCGAGGAATAATACTATCTGTAATCGGAATGAGATTGTGCGGTTGTTTCGTAACGGCGGAGGAGTGGTAGCTAGAGGAGCTGGTTTCACTCGGCGACCACTGGAAACTTCGAGCTCTTACGACGATTCCACCGATGACGGATTCGTTATCATCAGTGCGGCAGATAAGGAGAATGAGTTCGCTCCTCCGCCTTCTTCCGATTTACTCTCTTCGATTCCGTCAG AATCTGCGAGAAGAAATGGTTCGCGTTCGAGAGGTCTGACTGCGAGTTTTGGAAGGTTAAAGGCCCAGAAAGTGAAAGCTCTTGTTGGGAAGGTAACGCAGAAGAAGCAGCATATGAGTCAcaatgaggaagaagacgaggatGACGCCTCTGATGAGAATTATTCTGCGGATGAAGGGTTTGGTTCATCATCAATTCTGGATTtgatgaggaagaagctgGCTATGAAGGCTATTCCTAGATCAGGAAAATCTGCAGAGAGGAACGAGGTAAAAAGAGCTAGCAAAGTGCGGGAATCTAGAGAGTCAAGAAGAGATTTAGATAGATtggaaggagatgatgaagatgttgatgaggTTTCAAATCCTGACAGGTTTACTGATAATCAGAGAGCAGGGTCGCGGAGTTCATATTCAAAAGGTGGTTATGCTGCTAACTCCAGGGGTAAGGGTGATAGGCTTTCGGTTGCAAGAGATTTAGATTCATTTGAGGGACATGGTAGAGCTATTGATGAGGTTTCAAACCCTCGAAAGTTTAATGATAACGAGAGAGCAGAATCAAGGAGTTCATATTCAAGAGACTCTTCTGCTAACTCCAGGGGTAGAGAAGATAGGCGTTTTGTTGCCAAAGAGTTAGATACATTTCAGGGACGTGATAAAGCTTATGATGAGGTTTATAATCCTCGAAGGTTCACTGATAATGAGAGAGGACTCAGAGGAGGATCACATTCAAAAGGCTCTGATACTAACTCTCGGGGTTGGGGTGATAGGCGTTCTGTTGTATATACAAGAGATATGGATGATTGGAGAGAGAGGAATAAAACCAAGGATACTAGGGAGACTGGCTTTTTTAGCCGGAAAACTTTTGCAGAAATTGGATGTAGTGAAGATATGATGAAGGCCTTAAAGGAACAGAATTTTGATCGCCCGGCACATATTCAG GCTATGGCTTTTTCACCAGTTATTGATGGAAAGAGTTGTATCATAGCTGACCAAAGTGGATCAGGCAAGACACTGGCATATCTTGTCCCTGTTATTCAGCGTCTCAGGGAAGAAGAGCTTCAAGGACACAGCAAATCGTCTCCTGGGTGTCCTCGTGTCATTGTTCTGGTACCAACTGCAGAGTTGGCTTCTCAG GTTCTTGCTAACTGTAGATCAATATCAAAGTCTGGGGTCCCGTTCCGTTCGATGGTAGTGACGGGTGGCTTCAGACAACGAACCCAGCTAGAAAATTTAGAGCAAGGTGTTGACGTTTTGATTGCAACACCAGGGCGTTTCACGTACCTAATGAACGAAGGAATTTTGGGGTTGTCAAATTTAAGATG TGCCATCTTGGATGAGGTGGATATACTCTTTGGCGACGATGAGTTTGAGGCAGCCCTGCAAAATTTGATAAACTCTTCTCCTGTTACTGCACAGTATCTATTTGTTACAGCAACCTTGCCACTTGAAATATACAACAAACTTGTTGAAGTTTTCCCTGATTGTGAAGTTGTAATGGGACCTCGAGTGCACCGTGTTAGTAATGCTCTCGAAGAG TTTCTTGTTGACTGTAGTGGAGATGATAATGCAGAGAAAACTCCTGAGACTGCATTTCAGAACAAGAAAACTGCTCTCCTTCAGATAATGGAGGAAAACCCTGTTTCCAAAACTATTATCTTCTGCAATAAG ATTGAGACATGTAGGAAAGTTGAGAACATATTTAAGCGGGTTGATAGAAAGGAAAGACAGTTGCACGTCCTACCTTTTCATGCTGCACTCTCACAAGAGTCAAGGCTTACAAACATGCAAGAATTCACATCATCTCAGCCCGAAGAAAATTCACTGTTTCTGGTTTGCACTGATAG AGCCTCCCGTGGGATAGATTTCTCTGGTGTTGATCATGTGGTGCTCTTTGACTTCCCACGTGACCCCAGTGAATACGTGAGACGTGTAGGAAGAACAGCAAGAGGGGCTAGGGGAAAAGGAAAGGCTTTCATCTTTGTGGTGGGGAAGCAAGTAGGGTTGGCACGGAGGATAATTGAGCGAAATGAGAAAGGTCACCCAGTTCATGATGTCCCAAACGCTTACGAGTTCACAACCTAA
- the PDE320 gene encoding pigment defective 320 (PIGMENT DEFECTIVE 320 (PDE320); FUNCTIONS IN: molecular_function unknown; INVOLVED IN: acylglycerol transport; LOCATED IN: endoplasmic reticulum, chloroplast; EXPRESSED IN: 23 plant structures; EXPRESSED DURING: 13 growth stages; BEST Arabidopsis thaliana protein match is: unknown protein (TAIR:AT2G44640.1); Has 35333 Blast hits to 34131 proteins in 2444 species: Archae - 798; Bacteria - 22429; Metazoa - 974; Fungi - 991; Plants - 531; Viruses - 0; Other Eukaryotes - 9610 (source: NCBI BLink).), translating to MNRMRWVGEGDIWDLDMSTPVTLEGTARAVPDDPLPLGLSRGTRLSRPKQVEFFHRFMASPLIPSFSPIRPNTGDGGGGGFSLQRVLTLPFSNNWLVSLLGQFDVQRFVTEIDKTKAFGRGSSSTVASRLNTIGKHLKDKSLYALGFCSEFLLSPDDTLLLSYDAYKGDLDKNPRAKAIFNHEFPLHNLTAEAVWPGLFVDKHGEYWDVPLSMAIDLASLPAESGPSYHLCLHHNSGSPKKLHSDTMEVPPPSLLPGLSLKSAVSYRTNMDLWRGTTPKLETCKPYDVFLSSPHVAVSGIIGMISFFNLFQKHFIVKTESFVISLISFVQLLSFEFSNSNI from the exons ATGAACAGAATGAGATGGGTCGGAGAGGGAGACATCTGGGACCTCGATATGTCAACTCCGGTGACGCTCGAGGGCACCGCACGAGCTGTTCCTGACGATCCTCTTCCTCTAGGTCTCTCTAGAGGCACTCGTCTATCTCGCCCTAAGCAAGTTGAGTTCTTCCACCGCTTCATGGCCTCACCTCTCATCCCTTCCTTCTCCCCTATCCGTCCCAACACCGGAGATGGAGGCGGTGGTGGATTCTCTCTTCAAAGAGTCCTCACTCTTCCTTTCTCCAACAACTG GCTTGTGTCTCTTCTGGGCCAATTCGATGTTCAGAGATTCGTAACGGAGATAGATAAGACTAAAGCTTTTGGTCGAGGGTCTTCGTCTACAGTAGCTTCTCGTTTAAACACAATTGGCAAGCATTTGAAGGATAAATCTTTGTACGCATTGGGTTTTTGTTCTGAGTTTTTGTTATCACCAGATGATACTTTGCTTCTTAGCTATGATGCTTACAAAGGTGATCTCGATAAGAATCCTAGAGCTAAGGCTATCTTCAATCACGAG TTTCCGCTTCACAATCTGACAGCAGAAGCGGTTTGGCCTGGACTTTTTGTGGATAAACATGGTGAATATTGGGATGTGCCACTCTCAATGGCTATTGATCTAGCATCTCTTCCTGCTGAATCTGGTCCAAGTTACCATTTATGTTTACACCATAACAGCGGATCACCCAAGAAGTTACATTCTGATACTATGGAAGTGCCTCCACCGTCACTGCTTCCTGGTTTGTCTCTGAAATCTGCAGTCTCTTATAGGACAAACATGGATCTCTGGAGGGGTACCACTCCAAAGCTCGAAACTTGCAAGCCCTATGATGTCTTCCTCAGTAGTCCTCATGTCGCAGTATCTGGGATTATCGGTATGATAAGTTTCTTCAACTTATTTCAGAAGCATTTTATTGTCAAGACTGAAAGTTTTGTGATTTCTCTAATAAGTTTTGTTCAACTCTTATCATTTGAGTTCTCCAATTCCAATATTTGA
- the LCR44 gene encoding low-molecular-weight cysteine-rich 44 (low-molecular-weight cysteine-rich 44 (LCR44); LOCATED IN: endomembrane system; BEST Arabidopsis thaliana protein match is: low-molecular-weight cysteine-rich 43 (TAIR:AT3G07005.1); Has 35333 Blast hits to 34131 proteins in 2444 species: Archae - 798; Bacteria - 22429; Metazoa - 974; Fungi - 991; Plants - 531; Viruses - 0; Other Eukaryotes - 9610 (source: NCBI BLink).) — MNCKIEFMSFLVMTSIVILFLFVSGKVEAEPQCIGSCEMLADCNTACIRMGYLFGQCVGWKTPDMCCCNH; from the exons ATGAATTGCAAGATTGAATTCATGAGCTTCCTCGTGATGACTTCAATAGTCATCCtatttctctttgtttcag GGAAAGTTGAAGCTGAACCCCAATGCATTGGATCATGTGAAATGCTTGCTGACTGTAACACGGCTTGTATCAGGATGGGATACTTATTTGGCCAATGCGTTGGCTGGAAAACTCCCGATATGTGTTGTTGCAACCATTGA
- a CDS encoding Pseudouridine synthase family protein (Pseudouridine synthase family protein; FUNCTIONS IN: pseudouridine synthase activity; INVOLVED IN: pseudouridine synthesis, RNA modification; LOCATED IN: chloroplast; EXPRESSED IN: 23 plant structures; EXPRESSED DURING: 13 growth stages; CONTAINS InterPro DOMAIN/s: Pseudouridine synthase, catalytic domain (InterPro:IPR020103), Pseudouridine synthase I, TruA, N-terminal (InterPro:IPR020094), Pseudouridine synthase I, TruA, alpha/beta domain (InterPro:IPR020097), Pseudouridine synthase I, TruA, C-terminal (InterPro:IPR020095), Pseudouridine synthase I, TruA (InterPro:IPR001406); BEST Arabidopsis thaliana protein match is: Pseudouridine synthase family protein (TAIR:AT1G34150.1); Has 9137 Blast hits to 9127 proteins in 2768 species: Archae - 169; Bacteria - 5633; Metazoa - 320; Fungi - 238; Plants - 169; Viruses - 0; Other Eukaryotes - 2608 (source: NCBI BLink).), which yields MSCVTPALPPSLFTNGYLSSPQNISMTNLNSSVKVSDSGAYKWRLVIAYDGTRFAGWQYQESPPTIQSMLEKALIQITELGRKELQLIGAGRTDAGVHAWGQVAHFVTPFNYTSLDSFHAALNGLLPKDIRVRELSAAVPEFHARFSASSKVYRYQIYNDTFMDPFQRHWAYHCAYKLNASKMREAANLFVGKHDFSAFANATREDGVPDPLKTISRFDVIQMGSLLQLEVEGSGFLYRQVRNMVALLIQIGKEALDSDIVPMILETKDRRVLAKYTSLPASPHGLCLVSVKYKEDHLKLPLDCPVTSSGRHHTITKCKLPFY from the exons atgagtTGCGTTACACCAGCACTTCCTCCTTCACTCTTTACTAATGGGTATCTTTCGTCTCCTCAGAATATCTCC aTGACCAACTTGAACAGTTCGGTAAAGGTTAGTGATTCTGGTGCTTATAAATGGCGCCTTGTGATAGCCTACGATGGCACCCGTTTTGCAG GTTGGCAGTATCAGGAGTCACCACCAACTATCCAATCAATGTTAGAAAAAGCCTTAATTCAGATTACAGAGCTCGGTAGAAAAGAGCTTCAGCTTATTGGAGCTGGCAGGACCGATGCAGGAGTTCACGCTTGGGGTCAG GTAGCTCATTTTGTCACTCCTTTCAACTATACTAGTTTGGATAGCTTTCACGCTGCTTTGAACGGTCTTCTTCCTAAAGATATCCGTGTCAGAGAGCTGAGTGCAGCGGTTCCTGAGTTTCATGCTCGGTTTTCTGCCTCTAGCAAGGTTTATCGCTACCAGATATACAACGACACTTTCATGGACCCGTTCCAGCGTCATTGGGCTTACCACTGTGCTTATAAACTGAATGCTTCTAAAATGCGGGAAGCTGCAAATCTTTTTGTTGGAAAGCATGATTTCTCTGCATTTGCTAACGCTACTCGGGAAGATGGAGTACCTGATCCTTTGAAAACTATATCTCGCTTCGATGTCATTCAAAtg GGATCTCTTCTACAGCTTGAAGTTGAAGGTTCTGGCTTTTTGTACAGACAAGTCAGAAACATG GTAGCTTTGCTGATTCAGATTGGAAAAGAAGCACTGGATTCAGACATTGTCCCAATGATTCTCGAAACCAAAGACAGGAGGGTGCTTGCAAAGTATACTAGTTTGCCTGCGTCGCCTCATGGTCTTTGTCTTGTGTCTGTTAAGTATAAGGAAGATCATCTAAAGCTTCCATTGGATTGTCCTGTTACTAGTTCTGGTAGACATCACActataacaaaatgtaaacTTCCCTTCTATTGA
- the PDE320 gene encoding pigment defective 320 (PIGMENT DEFECTIVE 320 (PDE320); FUNCTIONS IN: molecular_function unknown; INVOLVED IN: acylglycerol transport; LOCATED IN: endoplasmic reticulum, chloroplast; EXPRESSED IN: 23 plant structures; EXPRESSED DURING: 13 growth stages; BEST Arabidopsis thaliana protein match is: unknown protein (TAIR:AT2G44640.1); Has 48 Blast hits to 47 proteins in 14 species: Archae - 0; Bacteria - 0; Metazoa - 0; Fungi - 0; Plants - 48; Viruses - 0; Other Eukaryotes - 0 (source: NCBI BLink).), producing MNRMRWVGEGDIWDLDMSTPVTLEGTARAVPDDPLPLGLSRGTRLSRPKQVEFFHRFMASPLIPSFSPIRPNTGDGGGGGFSLQRVLTLPFSNNWLVSLLGQFDVQRFVTEIDKTKAFGRGSSSTVASRLNTIGKHLKDKSLYALGFCSEFLLSPDDTLLLSYDAYKGDLDKNPRAKAIFNHEFPLHNLTAEAVWPGLFVDKHGEYWDVPLSMAIDLASLPAESGPSYHLCLHHNSGSPKKLHSDTMEVPPPSLLPGLSLKSAVSYRTNMDLWRGTTPKLETCKPYDVFLSSPHVAVSGIIGSVMTAAFGENSIRSKFENDSEGVGGFSLHFPSVNSGFMADALGRASLTAQYGNFQKFFFDLTRFHARLDFPHGLRFLTGATSVAQDLLNSRQPSLEAFQKICPEVLVSLQQQIVGPFSFKVESGIEIDLRNGANPVTVDKTVFAIEYALQVLLSAKAVVSYSPKQNEFMVELRFFET from the exons ATGAACAGAATGAGATGGGTCGGAGAGGGAGACATCTGGGACCTCGATATGTCAACTCCGGTGACGCTCGAGGGCACCGCACGAGCTGTTCCTGACGATCCTCTTCCTCTAGGTCTCTCTAGAGGCACTCGTCTATCTCGCCCTAAGCAAGTTGAGTTCTTCCACCGCTTCATGGCCTCACCTCTCATCCCTTCCTTCTCCCCTATCCGTCCCAACACCGGAGATGGAGGCGGTGGTGGATTCTCTCTTCAAAGAGTCCTCACTCTTCCTTTCTCCAACAACTG GCTTGTGTCTCTTCTGGGCCAATTCGATGTTCAGAGATTCGTAACGGAGATAGATAAGACTAAAGCTTTTGGTCGAGGGTCTTCGTCTACAGTAGCTTCTCGTTTAAACACAATTGGCAAGCATTTGAAGGATAAATCTTTGTACGCATTGGGTTTTTGTTCTGAGTTTTTGTTATCACCAGATGATACTTTGCTTCTTAGCTATGATGCTTACAAAGGTGATCTCGATAAGAATCCTAGAGCTAAGGCTATCTTCAATCACGAG TTTCCGCTTCACAATCTGACAGCAGAAGCGGTTTGGCCTGGACTTTTTGTGGATAAACATGGTGAATATTGGGATGTGCCACTCTCAATGGCTATTGATCTAGCATCTCTTCCTGCTGAATCTGGTCCAAGTTACCATTTATGTTTACACCATAACAGCGGATCACCCAAGAAGTTACATTCTGATACTATGGAAGTGCCTCCACCGTCACTGCTTCCTGGTTTGTCTCTGAAATCTGCAGTCTCTTATAGGACAAACATGGATCTCTGGAGGGGTACCACTCCAAAGCTCGAAACTTGCAAGCCCTATGATGTCTTCCTCAGTAGTCCTCATGTCGCAGTATCTGGGATTATCG GCTCTGTGATGACCGCAGCATTTGGTGAAAATTCAATCagatcaaaatttgaaaatgattcTGAGGGTGTTGGAGGGTTCTCTCTTCATTTTCCATCTGTAAATTCCGGATTCATGGCTGATGCCTTAGGGCGGGCATCACTCACAGCTCAATATGGAAACTTCCAGAaattcttctttgatctcACCCGTTTCCATGCTAGATTAGACTTTCCGCATGGTTTGAGGTTTCTTACCGGTGCCACTAGCGTCGCACAAGATCTTTTAAATTCTCGGCAGCCTAGTTTAGAAGCATTTCAGAAAATCTGCCCTGAAGTATTAGTTTCTCTACAGCAACAG ATTGTTGGACCGTTTAGTTTCAAAGTGGAGTCTGGAATTGAGATCGATCTGAGGAACGGAGCTAACCCTGTGACTGTAGATAAGACAGTATTTGCTATTGAATATGCTCTTCAAGTGCTTCTTTCTGCCAAGGCTGTTGTTTCGTACTCCCCAAAACAGAATGAGTTCATGGTTGAGCTTCGTTTCTTTGAGACATAG
- a CDS encoding RNA-binding (RRM/RBD/RNP motifs) family protein (RNA-binding (RRM/RBD/RNP motifs) family protein; FUNCTIONS IN: RNA binding, nucleotide binding, nucleic acid binding; INVOLVED IN: biological_process unknown; LOCATED IN: cellular_component unknown; CONTAINS InterPro DOMAIN/s: RNA recognition motif, RNP-1 (InterPro:IPR000504), Nucleotide-binding, alpha-beta plait (InterPro:IPR012677); BEST Arabidopsis thaliana protein match is: RNA-binding (RRM/RBD/RNP motifs) family protein (TAIR:AT2G46780.1); Has 246 Blast hits to 246 proteins in 23 species: Archae - 0; Bacteria - 0; Metazoa - 6; Fungi - 0; Plants - 240; Viruses - 0; Other Eukaryotes - 0 (source: NCBI BLink).) codes for MSQTNNHDTRVTKIFVGNLTWRTTADDLRRYFEQFGQVVDANVVSETYPGRSKGYGFITFRDYVSTVRALQNSKPIIDGRTTNCNLASAGAKQNMNHPNLNGSFNYVIPPHQYQQAPQHVIPYCPPHTWNHVWGQYIYMYNNNPCYYYPTQMIHNRSDFMTHLAWHQTNRRPVIISTPPRSSVQTESISETDQELIADVAHHDNEEAVTKSDSDVDQQKAKNVKGKNIGQDGDIKQDARDQEEKINDQEDSIKQDVDEEQNKISGIEKVVENQEVKIMCEQKHGTKQDEDVTKEFDCGIEVTHQDKRVFEEVDEDTP; via the exons ATGTCTCAAACTAATAATCATGATACTAGGGTTACGAAGATTTTTGTGGGGAATTTAACATGGAGAACAACTGCAGATGATTTGAGAAGATACTTTGAACAATTCGGACAAGTGGTTGATGCTAATGTTGTTTCTGAAACTTATCCTGGCAGATCAAAAGGCTATGGTTTT ATTACTTTTAGAGACTATGTCTCTACAGTTAGAGCTCTTCAAAATTCTAAACCCATCATTGATGGAAGAACAACCAATTGCAATTTGGCTAGTGCTggtgcaaaacaaaacatgaatcaCCCTAACCTAAACG GATCATTCAATTATGTTATACCGCCGCATCAATATCAGCAAGCTCCTCAACACGTAATTCCATATTGTCCTCCGCACACCTG GAATCACGTTTGGGGACAATATATTTACATGTATAACAACAACCCATGTTATTATTACCCCACACAAATG ATCCATAACCGCAGTGATTTTATGACCCACCTTGCTTGGCATCAGACAAACAGACGACCTGTCATTATTTCTACGCCTCCAAGATCATCGGTTCAAACTGAAAGCATTAGCGAAACTGATCAAGAACTCATCGCGGATGTTGCACATCACGACAATGAAGAGGCGGTTACAAAATCAGATAGTGATGTTGATCAACAAAAGGCAAAGAATGTAAAAGGAAAGAACATTGGACAAGACGGTGACATCAAGCAAGATGCAAGggatcaagaagaaaagatcaatGACCAAGAAGATAGTATCAAGCAAGATGTCGATGAAGAG CAAAACAAGATCAGTGGCATCGAGAAAGTTGTGGAGAATCAGGAAGTAAAGATCATGTGTGAACAAAAACATGGCACAAAACAAGATGAAGATGTAACAAAAGAGTTTGATTGTGGAATCGAGGTCACACACCAAGACAAGAGGGTCTTTGAAGAAGTAGATGAAGATACACcataa